The following proteins come from a genomic window of Mycolicibacterium rufum:
- a CDS encoding M42 family metallopeptidase, whose protein sequence is MTAYRPLLQELLFAYGPCGQEDAVRDICLRELEPVVDEAWTDPAGNVIGVLRGGAEGSGAPAVRVMAHMDELSMLVKRIDDDGTLHLTPLGTMYPGNFGLGPVAVLGQHSTVCGVLALGSEHTTQESPRIWQTKPDQGGKALDWPDVYVFTGLSTTELGHAGVAPGTRVCVDRSRRTLVDVGNDYLGCYFLDDRAALTALLCCARDLRAGAAPSGDVYFVCTTNEEIGGIGGGYASRTLPGDLTLALEVGPTEPEYGTQVGGGPIVAYSDALCVYDKSVADRLMDMADELGLAPQPAVLGAFESDASHAKASALAPQAALLCLPTLSTHGYEVIADGAIPAMADVLTGFLRDPWRRTD, encoded by the coding sequence GTGACCGCCTACCGACCGCTGCTGCAGGAACTGCTGTTCGCCTACGGCCCGTGCGGTCAGGAGGACGCGGTCCGCGACATCTGCCTACGCGAGCTCGAGCCCGTGGTCGACGAGGCGTGGACCGACCCGGCGGGCAACGTGATCGGCGTGCTGCGCGGCGGCGCCGAAGGAAGCGGGGCGCCCGCCGTGCGGGTGATGGCGCACATGGACGAGCTGTCGATGCTCGTCAAGCGCATCGACGACGACGGCACCCTGCACCTGACGCCGCTGGGCACGATGTACCCGGGCAACTTCGGGCTCGGGCCGGTGGCCGTGCTTGGGCAGCACAGCACGGTGTGTGGCGTGCTGGCGCTGGGCTCCGAGCACACCACCCAGGAGAGCCCCCGCATCTGGCAGACCAAGCCCGATCAGGGCGGCAAGGCGCTGGACTGGCCGGACGTCTATGTCTTCACCGGGCTGTCCACCACCGAACTCGGCCACGCCGGCGTCGCGCCGGGCACCCGGGTCTGCGTCGACCGCAGCAGGCGCACGCTCGTCGACGTCGGCAACGACTACCTCGGCTGCTACTTTCTCGACGACCGGGCCGCGCTCACCGCGTTGCTGTGCTGCGCCCGCGACCTGCGCGCCGGCGCGGCGCCGTCGGGGGACGTGTACTTCGTCTGCACCACCAACGAAGAGATCGGCGGGATCGGCGGCGGATATGCCAGCCGCACGCTGCCCGGCGATCTCACGCTCGCGCTCGAGGTCGGGCCCACCGAACCCGAGTACGGCACGCAGGTCGGGGGCGGCCCGATCGTCGCCTACAGCGACGCGCTGTGCGTCTACGACAAGTCGGTGGCCGACCGGCTGATGGACATGGCCGACGAACTGGGCCTCGCCCCGCAGCCCGCGGTGCTCGGCGCCTTCGAGTCCGATGCCTCGCACGCCAAGGCCAGCGCGCTGGCGCCGCAGGCGGCGCTGCTGTGCCTGCCGACGCTGAGCACCCACGGTTACGAGGTGATCGCCGACGGCGCCATCCCGGCGATGGCCGATGTGCTGACCGGGTTCCTGCGCGACCCGTGGCGCCGGACGGACTAG